The following coding sequences lie in one Pirellulales bacterium genomic window:
- a CDS encoding TrmH family RNA methyltransferase: MNFLHQRHKPPSPLERPRELLIACAPMRSNVNLSHIVRLAGCAGVDRVICCGQARVIEKIARDGADTVRLEVHRTLPPVLKGLKAEGYQLVGLEQTTGSENLPDFRFERCTALVVGNERQGLTEEYLALVDRVAEIPVFGLPYAYNVHTAVAMAAYEYCRQFPRG; encoded by the coding sequence ATGAATTTCCTCCACCAGCGCCACAAGCCCCCCTCCCCGCTCGAACGGCCCCGAGAGCTACTCATCGCCTGCGCGCCGATGCGCAGCAACGTCAATCTGTCGCATATCGTGCGGCTGGCCGGCTGCGCCGGAGTCGATCGCGTCATCTGCTGCGGCCAAGCGCGAGTGATCGAAAAAATCGCCCGCGATGGAGCCGACACTGTGCGACTCGAAGTGCATCGCACGCTGCCGCCGGTGCTGAAGGGATTGAAGGCCGAGGGCTATCAACTGGTCGGGCTGGAGCAAACGACCGGCTCGGAAAACCTGCCCGATTTTCGCTTCGAGCGATGCACGGCATTGGTCGTCGGCAACGAACGGCAAGGGCTGACCGAAGAATACCTGGCGCTGGTCGATCGCGTCGCGGAAATCCCCGTCTTCGGGCTGCCGTACGCCTACAACGTCCATACGGCCGTGGCGATGGCGGCCTACGAGTACTGCCGCCAGTTCCCGCGCGGCTAA
- a CDS encoding TlpA family protein disulfide reductase: MPHRTSYYREFMAGRKFQLQATFFAVLLAMAVGCTAKFTPEAAPAVSLQTLDYDGVQKLVASHKGKVVVMDCWSTSCAPCIQEFPKLVALHKKYGPGKLACISLSFDYEGIGQPEEVKPGVLAFLEKQQATFDNVLCSEESDALRGKLDLAGIPAVYVYDRDGNYKRFEGSKAYDEVLPLVDSLIKK, from the coding sequence ATGCCCCATCGTACCTCTTATTACCGAGAATTCATGGCTGGTCGCAAGTTTCAGCTACAGGCAACCTTCTTCGCGGTCCTGCTGGCGATGGCTGTTGGATGTACGGCGAAGTTCACGCCCGAAGCGGCGCCCGCCGTTTCCCTCCAGACGCTCGACTACGATGGCGTTCAGAAACTCGTCGCCAGCCACAAGGGCAAAGTCGTCGTCATGGACTGCTGGAGCACGTCGTGCGCACCCTGCATTCAAGAGTTTCCCAAACTTGTCGCTCTGCATAAAAAATACGGCCCCGGCAAGCTTGCCTGCATTTCGCTGAGCTTCGATTATGAAGGCATCGGTCAGCCGGAAGAAGTGAAGCCTGGTGTATTGGCGTTCCTGGAAAAACAGCAAGCGACGTTCGACAATGTACTGTGCAGCGAAGAATCAGATGCACTGCGCGGGAAGCTGGATCTGGCTGGCATTCCGGCGGTCTATGTTTACGACCGCGACGGCAACTACAAACGATTCGAAGGGAGCAAAGCGTACGACGAAGTGCTTCCACTGGTTGACAGCTTGATCAAGAAGTAG